In Ischnura elegans chromosome 3, ioIscEleg1.1, whole genome shotgun sequence, the sequence TATTTGCTTTTAACAACAGTAAACAAGAAATTGCTAACATTCTATATGTTCAAATCTGCAGTTAGTTATTGTACCTAGTATTTAAGATCTGGAAATTCGTTTCCATACCTAACCTGTGGCCAATTTCAGGTGCTATCATGCTTTGGAATTACACAGAAATTTTGATTGGGTCTAAATTTAAAGTTCATAATAAATAATGCCTCCCCTGCACCTTTACAGACAATTTACGAGACTAATATGCAATGCACCATATGTAATAGGTATATCTTCAAAAAGGGTAAGATGTTGGGTCAGGAAGAATTATTCATGGGAATGAGTTAATGGCCAATTGTGATCTCATACTTATAAATAGTTATACTTGTATCCaatatgttgatttttttgttcatcaaACATGGCTGCACCTCCTCTTGTGCTTTTAATGATACCTTTTCTGATActtctccaatatttttcatcCCCCCCAAAATGATCGTTATCCCCCCATAATTTTAATATGGCATGAGTGTGTGCTTTTCAATGGAAGTGAAGGTGGTATATGAAATCCATCCATTAATTTTGAAGGGATGGCTTGCTTTCTCCCTCATTCCAAGTGTTGGAATTCCCCCAGAAGGCTGTCTAATATATGATTACATTAAGTTGGcaaattttggttcaaattttctGATGAATGCACTGGTTGATCCCTGGTGATTCAGCATGTGAATATTTACATGATTGGTCTAGggcacggtcttagaatatgagaaggtctggaaacTCTCCGTCCGTCTAGGGCCATTAAGTCAGGGATTCTGGCCACTGAACACCAATGCTGATGGCTGAATTCATCCAATGACATTGAGTTTCAATTGTAATTGTTTCATAGTTCTCTCATTGCACAGGGAAGAGAAACTTTAAAAATGGTAGCCCTGTGAGATTATGAGCCAAAAATTTTTACTTAGTAAGGGGTTGACAAAATTTAATATTGCAGATAAATATGTAGACAAAATGGTGGAGAATTCACTGTCGCTCAGTGCTGGTATTCAACATGGAAAAAACCACCAGTATAACCTCCGGGTTAGCTGAAGTAGAAATATTATGTTTCTCCATAAGCTCAGTTACCATGTAATCGCCAtgggtatttcttttttttttaatttacaaagaGCAGAGTGAATATGTCTATGGACTTGTAAACTTTTCAGTTCAATTGGTTTAAAATGGATGAATTGAACAGTTATTAATGATATATAACTTTATAATTACATTGACTGTATATCAgggaaaattctatttttatctaGCTTCACCATGTCATTAATAGGAGGACGAGCAAAGGGGAACGGTTCCTGAATAGAGGTTTCAAACTCCCGCTTAGAATGTCAGGACGCCATTTGCGAGATTATCGCCTTCATTTTGAACAGAGAATTCTGGGACGTTCGCCATTACAGCGTCAGCCGCGTCGTTTGTGAAGTTGGCGGTATTTGTACGTGAAGGTGATAGAATTGTGTTTACTAATAACCTTCTACATATATATAAACATTCCTGCTACCTTTTTTGATTAGTTACCCTTAAAATGTCTGCTTCTGGGGATAACGATGACGAGACCTACGTCCTTAAAGTTAGGGGATTGCCATGGTCAACACAGGCTGAAGAGTTACTGAAATTTTTCGACGACTGCCGGGTGAAGGATGGCAGAGCCGGAGTTCATATGATTATGTCGAGGGAGGGAAGACCAAGTGGTGAAGCTTACGTGGAAGTTGAGAGCGATGAGGATCTGGAAAAAGGTTTGAAGAAAGATAAAGAGCATATTGGGCATAGATACATAGAGGTCTTCAAAACCAAGAAGTCGGAAATGGAGTGGGTTATTAAGAGAAGTGGGCAGAATTTGCAAAACGTGATGGACGACGGGTGTGTGAGGTTGCGAGGATTGCCCTATGGCTGCTCGAAggaggaaatttcaaattttttctcggGGCTTGAAATCATACCCAATGGAATATCTTTGCCCACAGATTATCAAGGAAGGAGTACAGGTGAAGCTTATGTGCAATTTCTCAACAAAGAAGTAGCGGATCGAGCATTAGAGAAGCACAAAGAGAAAATAGGGCATAGGTACATCGAGATATTTCGAAGCAGCTTGACGGAGGTGCGGGACGCCATGGGCCCCAAGATGCGTCCCATGGGTTTCTCCCAGAGGCCAACTCCATACGATCGTAGCGATCGCTTCGGGGGGATGAACCGGTTCGGCATGGGACGTGGATCACGAAGCTTCAAAGGTAGTAATAGAATTTTGATGTATTAGAAACGATTTTGCtctttgatttaaatttaaaaatcaatctcgTATGTGTACATAGGTTATGGAGACTATGAGGATGGTGGCTGGGGCTACGGGGAGAACTCATGGGGAGGCGGTCTTCGTGGTCGTGGGGGAGGCGGAGGCATGAAACCTGGGTTTGGCTCGGGACGGGTCGGTGGAGGAGGGGGCGCCTGGCAGGGCGATGGGGGTCACACGATCCACATGAGGGGCCTCCCATTCAGAGCCACTGAGAGCGATATTGCAGATTTTTTCAGACCCATAAACCCCCTTAACATCCGTCTCATTTATGACAGCAGTGGACGGGCTTCTGGAGAGGCAGACGTAGATTTTGCCACTCATGAGGAGGCTGTTAAGGCTATGTGTAAAGATAAAGGTCATATGCAGCATAGATACATTGAACTTTTCATGAGTTCAAATTCCAGTAACGGTCAAGGCTATGGGCACAGAAAGTGAACTGTcggtttttcattttaatttcatagccGTATTATGAATTCATTGAGAGGGGAACTTATTGTACAAGTTTGACTTAATTTCGATTTTGATCAATGACtgaatttgaagaaatgtttccTAAGTAGTTGTGATGCATGTTATTGAGTGAATGTATGTGCTTTTGACTGAGGAGGAAACAGTTGAATTTTGGGTTAATTGATGACGTCAATCCatcacatatttcttttattgtGACTTAAGTTGTACATTGCTTTGTTCAATTTATTCTTAACCTTTGCATCTCTCAGATTTAGTAGCCACTAAATTCCTGTGAAATTTTCTCACTTGTTCAAATTCTATTGCTTGAATGTAATGGATTTCCTTTTGAAATTTAATCCCAATTACAAATAAAGTGGTTTGtatcttaaaaaatgtaataGTATTCATCTGGAATCATTATAACCGTTTATACAATGAACTATTATGTAATTTTTCTAagggaattttatttcatattgtttattAAGCATTTACCTGCTATAAtcacatgaaatttattttcatgtatgaTAACTTTGTTTTCTTACAGCTCTGTAATTTTATGGCAACATAAATTTTTATGGTGGTCGTATTAGTTTACTTCAAGTTtggattttataatatttacaaagACGAGAGTGATTACCTGATTTAATCACATATTCTTTTGTTAATTTGTCTGGGCGTGTGGTACTTCTACCATCTGGAATGGTAATATTCATCCTGCATTAATTTGTAATTGCCTCAGACCTAGTTCAATAATAAACTGTGAGGTGTGTATTAAACAGTCTTAGCTTGAACGTTTTAGCCAACTtacacattatttaaattttgggcATTTTGACAGTTGGCAATTCTCTGACAgtgattttatttggtttttttaaatttgtttttatacttgTGTGTGAATACATTTTCTATGCATTGAATATCCTATTGTTCTGTACCTTTCATTCTCTTTTTGTGATCACATCTGCATATAAAAGCCATTATTAATGCACGCTTGTTgactgcattttcatttttttaatagagcAGCCATTGTCTGGTAAATGCTAAACTCTGCTTAACCTAGATTGTTCATATCAGCTCAAATTGTTTAATCATTGTTACTTGAGAATACTctaaaattaaacataatttttgtGCTTAGATGCACTAAAATCGAGCAATATTACTTTGCTTTTGCATGACTTAATGAAGTTAgagtttattatttcatgttcTATTTTTGAAAGAGTATCAAGTACTTAATTTTCTGGcgagtatttttcatttgagatCAATTGAATTTCGGTGAGCATTTGAAAATGTTGGGTCTGAAGCATTTTGTGTAGGGTAGACTTAGAAGTAGCTTCAACCATTTTGCTGGTATCCTGGTGCACATCTTTATTGTAACCTCCCCATCTCATTCTTTACTCCATAGTTCGCAGTTTATTGGGTGAATCATGAATAATCTGAAAGTGTTGTATATGGTGTACATATGGCATGCTGAGATTGACAATGTGGGGTGGACTGGTTTTTATGAAGTTAATCATTTATTAAGGTACTACAAATTTTTTGTTGGTTCTCATTGCGCCCACTTTTCGTATCCCTCGGACCATGGTGAATGTATTGATAGTACGTAATTGTGAAGTTTCACTTGATTTAATGGAATTATAGTTTAAGGATTATGTGTGTAATTTGTAGATGGTGAAACTACATTTTGATTGATTTTGTCACCCATGACCATATTTCTTAATAGGTGTTCAGATGGCCCCTTGCTAACATGGCATGAATTGTCTTACCCCTCAAGCATCTTCATATCATAACCATGAGAACCAGAAATGTATAAGTGGGGTTCTTTGATCTGGAAAAACTAAGAGGGCTTGATTATGTAAGCTGGGGTAATCAACAATTATCGTGTCCACAGAGCTTTGTTAATTCTTACCTAATCACAATAAGTTACCCTGCGTATAAGGCTTATGCTCCTGAGAATCTGGGGAAAATTGTACAATTTAGTGACTCGATGGTCTAGTTTCAGTATTGGTAATAATGAGAGGAATAGTTTTGAACACGCTATTTACAGTATGTGTATTCGTAATATGGAACTCATCTAGTTAAATTGTTTACTAGTTTAATTTTGTATCAGTCTTTCCCCATTGTCTTACATATCTTGGTGTGCTTTGTGTTGCAAACAATTTTGTTTAGTCACTTTAGAATATTGATGTTTTGTTCTTATATAATGTCATAACTTGATACAAATACCTGATCAAAATAATTCTTTCTGTGATGTCTATTTGTTTCTTAAGCATTTTACTGATGCCAGTGAAGATGCCTATGTACTGAATATGTTGCATGCATTTATGGAAATTTGTGGGCTTAAGAACGTTTGGTAAATATGCAGGTTGAACTGTTTCAACATAACATTGATTAGTATTAAAAACATCAGCCACTATATAAATGTCATAGTCTCTTGCGGATAATCACTTTTGATATTTGCTGTAtcatcattcattttaatttccattgttagacTGTGAAGGGAACTTGATAGGTGGTACATTCCTTCAACAGCAGATCCATGCTAAATAGTGAAGGAGAGCATCCTGCTATTGATTTGCCGTAAGGTGAGAGAGTTGACTCTTATGACTTGATTCCCCCTGTGGTTTTATTCAAAGTAAGTACTTGATTAAACTAGGGTATTCTTTCGTACCTTCATTAGttcatttattcttaaaatacattattattcttcattcattttattcgTGATGTACGAAGAAGTTTGTAAATTTGAAGCTCTGCTGCAAGAAAAGAGGCCAACTTTTTAAATTGTCATTGTGGACTCATCACCACCTCAAATATAGTGGTGGGTAATTTTAAGGAAGCTAATGTAAATGTTGGAGAAAAAGTTGGCtttccataatattttacattgaatCCCGTGTCCTATAATTTGGTGTTCCGGCTTGGAATCCTGATTTCATGGATTTCCCTCAGTTTTGGACCACTTCTCAAGTTGGAAAAAATACTACCTCAGTAAGGGACATAACCCGCATCACAGAAACCTGGTCAAAAATCCATGAAAAGTGAGTAACATATTATTACTTCATCAATTTTTCCTGTTGGTTAACACAGAAGTTTTTCCCTATTGCCCTGTTTTTTACTTCAATAACCGTGCACTTTTCTTTTGGGCACTCCAAAAATATATGTTGTACAAGTTGTGTATTCTCTTATTATTGAACCACAAGATTCCaaatgaaatgctatttaaaattgagatttaaatcatgattatgatataatattttaatagatttACTCTagatagttattattatttataattgaatcATCAATGGACATGTTCTGGTAAATATGGCCATGAGAAACCACTGGCCAGTGAAATTTTGCTTAATAATCTCTTGGCTTTCATGGGTGGATGTGGAAAATGTATCATAGGGAAATAGTACAGATGGCCTGAAATATTGTATGACCTAGAAATTGGGAAACACATTGCTAACTCAAAATGATATCTAGTAATTTATAGTGTGGAATGTAAAGCAATAAAATTGATAGTGTAACTATTTTCACTGCAGAAGGTGTCATTGTTTTAGAGCTCTCTGTCCTTCTAGAGGTGGTATCTCTtgatatgaaaaatgttaataaaattaaattaaaataatattaatgcttTTCTTTTGGCAGATTCCTTATTCTTCATTCTGCTGGTGTGTTAGCAATTCTGTTGGAAGGCATAACACTACTTTATGCTGAGATTGATTCTATCTGTTGTACAGAGCCTTTCCCTTTACTTCCTGGACAATGCATAATATGGAATTATCAAAGCATAAAAACGCCTTCaaaaaagtattataatattagtttaagatttttaggtatttttaatagcTGAAGTCCCTATACCCATAAAGGTTTTACTAAATATTGCTAACCTATATGATGTTGTCAAAAAGTATACTGTCTACCCTCCAGCTGTTAGGTCATATGGGCTCTGTTTTAATTTGCTGTAGTTATCTTTTGAGGAATCACTtcagaaatttaataatttattttgtgttgATCGAGACAATCTTGAAACAAGGAGACTTATCCTCAGAGAATTTCTTCTTGTCGTGTATACCAGTAGTCCCCATTTGGCATAGTCTAGACTCATTAATTCAATACCTCATTTAATTTCAGTTTCCAGGCCATTTTTTGATAGAGATGAGAAATATGTACACCTTACATGCAATGCttttttaataatcattattgGTGCTTATACATAGTATCTCGTTTGTGGGTATCCTTACCCATCTTCTTTATGGGTCAAAAGTAATTGATTTAGTCCTAGCAGAAACTGATCTTAGGGACACTTTGACTATAGTATTTGGATACTGCTGATGTAAATTGTAATGGTTAGGTTCTTTGAAGGTCATgccttaataaatttttatttataaatggaatTTGTTTTGTCCATGCCATGCTTTCCAATAAAGTTCGTTTCAAAATGGTGGAAATTTTGTGCTTTCAATTTATCTCTGTGTTAAAATCAGTAATCTttgtaagtagattttttgtgattatttcaGGTTTGTTGTGTTTCAGAAATTGAATCGGTCATTACGTGACTTCATGAAACTCATTTAAATTTCTCACGGTAGTAAAATGAATCTTGTAAGGTGAAAAGAATGTTTTCTTAACACCtgttatcatttcattttctgaTGCTGTTGTGTATTTTGATCTTAAAGCTGTAATACTTTCAATCAGTGTTTCAAAGACTTCCTATTTGAGCTCGTGTTTTGAAGCTAAGAATATCTGTGAAGGAACTTGTAATAAATCATTGGTTGGTGTCTGCTATGACAAACCACCGTAAGAATGGTTTCAGCCCCAAATTTGAAGGACATAAGCATTAAGTGAGGGCTGAATTTTTCATCAAGCGGATACAAAAGGTAAGTTAATTGTTAcctcaaagaaaaatttcaacTATCCTAACAGTTCCTTCTAATTTTGTCCTTGTGGCAATCCACTCTGTATTGCAGTAACATACTGTTAACTTTTCCTGTAATCCCTTCTTATTCTCCTCTGCTGAGGTACTGAAGCAAAATCACTTTTTTACTTCAATGCCAAGAACACTTTTGGAATGGCATAGCATTCTactcttaaaaaaattagcaGTATGGTATATCCtcataattctttatttttggGTTACTCAAGTGTAGGAGTGTTACATGTATTGTAATTAGGCTCAATTAATCGTGTGTGCTGCTGTTTCGCATCATTCACtcacttaaaatattctaccgggTATTCAATGTGTTACAAGTATAGTCTTTACATTGTTGTTCTTCATTATTTCTTATTTGATCtaggatttttcttttttcatgattCTCATAATTTTCTTCTTGACTGCGATGTTGCTTAATCTTTAGCTCAGGGTTCATAGAAGTCAGGCCATGGAAATGTCACGGAAAACTTCAGAAGC encodes:
- the LOC124155925 gene encoding heterogeneous nuclear ribonucleoprotein H2-like, which codes for MSASGDNDDETYVLKVRGLPWSTQAEELLKFFDDCRVKDGRAGVHMIMSREGRPSGEAYVEVESDEDLEKGLKKDKEHIGHRYIEVFKTKKSEMEWVIKRSGQNLQNVMDDGCVRLRGLPYGCSKEEISNFFSGLEIIPNGISLPTDYQGRSTGEAYVQFLNKEVADRALEKHKEKIGHRYIEIFRSSLTEVRDAMGPKMRPMGFSQRPTPYDRSDRFGGMNRFGMGRGSRSFKGYGDYEDGGWGYGENSWGGGLRGRGGGGGMKPGFGSGRVGGGGGAWQGDGGHTIHMRGLPFRATESDIADFFRPINPLNIRLIYDSSGRASGEADVDFATHEEAVKAMCKDKGHMQHRYIELFMSSNSSNGQGYGHRK